From Prosthecobacter sp., the proteins below share one genomic window:
- the hisF gene encoding imidazole glycerol phosphate synthase subunit HisF, with protein sequence MLTKRIIPCLDVKEGRVVKGTKFLQLRDAGDPVECAMVYNAQGADELVFLDITASHEERKTMVDVVARTAASCFMPLTVGGGIRTVADMREMLMAGADKVGINTAAVKTPHVIDEAANAFGCQCLVVAIDAKRNDRGSWTVFTHGGRNVTELDAVEWAAEVCRRGAGEILLTSMDSDGTKAGYDIALTRAVSEAVTIPVIASGGAGNLDHMVDVLRDGKADAVLAASIFHFGEFTVGDVKKYLGARGVPVRL encoded by the coding sequence ATGCTCACCAAACGCATCATTCCCTGCCTCGACGTGAAGGAAGGCCGTGTCGTCAAAGGCACGAAATTCCTGCAGCTTCGCGATGCAGGCGATCCGGTGGAGTGCGCGATGGTTTACAACGCGCAGGGAGCCGATGAACTCGTCTTTCTCGACATCACCGCGAGTCACGAGGAACGCAAAACGATGGTCGATGTCGTCGCACGCACCGCCGCGAGCTGCTTCATGCCGCTGACCGTCGGTGGCGGCATCCGCACCGTGGCGGACATGCGCGAGATGCTCATGGCCGGTGCCGACAAAGTCGGCATCAACACCGCAGCCGTCAAAACGCCGCACGTCATCGACGAAGCCGCCAACGCCTTCGGCTGTCAGTGCCTCGTCGTCGCCATCGACGCCAAACGCAACGACCGCGGCTCCTGGACTGTCTTCACCCACGGTGGTCGCAACGTCACCGAACTCGACGCCGTCGAATGGGCCGCTGAAGTCTGCCGACGCGGCGCGGGCGAGATCCTGCTCACCAGCATGGACTCCGACGGCACCAAGGCCGGTTACGACATCGCTTTAACTCGTGCGGTGAGCGAAGCCGTCACCATTCCTGTCATCGCCAGCGGCGGCGCGGGCAATCTCGACCACATGGTCGATGTTCTCCGCGATGGCAAAGCCGACGCCGTCCTCGCCGCCAGCATCTTCCACTTCGGTGAATTCACCGTCGGTGATGTGAAGAAATATTTGGGCGCACGCGGTGTGCCGGTGCGTCTATAA
- a CDS encoding D-TA family PLP-dependent enzyme: MHPAWFHVENEADIPSPALLFYRSRIEHNLQLMLKIAGNAKRLRPHVKTHKTAEVIAMQIKLGITKFKTSTIAETEMCAAVGATDVLLAMPCVGINAHRLAELAVKFPETQFSSIADAEETIGFLATAAQQHNVTLGVYLDFDCGMARTGIVPGDAVAMLAHVIKDMPRLQFRGLHAYDGHIHDESLDVRRERCDAAFEPVLQFRCRLQGEGIVVKELVAGGSPTFGIHAGYDDRTLSPGTTVLWDFGYGDKYPADLPFQPAAVLLARVISKPGTNRITLDLGHKSVAPENPHPRVRFEELPDAVAVMQSEEHLVLETDRAHEFTIGQALHGIPRHVCPTVSMHGEAYVIEVGKTTERWPITARNRLITV, translated from the coding sequence ATGCATCCCGCCTGGTTCCACGTCGAAAACGAAGCTGACATCCCATCGCCCGCACTGCTGTTCTACCGCAGTCGCATCGAGCACAATCTGCAACTCATGCTCAAGATCGCGGGCAATGCGAAACGCCTGCGCCCGCATGTGAAGACGCACAAGACTGCGGAGGTCATCGCGATGCAGATCAAGCTTGGCATCACGAAGTTCAAGACCTCCACCATCGCTGAAACAGAAATGTGCGCCGCCGTCGGTGCCACCGATGTGCTGCTCGCCATGCCCTGCGTCGGCATCAATGCGCATCGTCTGGCCGAACTCGCGGTCAAATTTCCCGAAACGCAGTTCTCCAGCATCGCCGATGCCGAGGAGACCATCGGCTTTCTCGCCACCGCCGCGCAGCAGCACAACGTCACCCTCGGTGTTTACCTGGATTTCGATTGCGGCATGGCCCGCACCGGCATCGTGCCCGGTGATGCGGTCGCGATGCTGGCGCATGTCATCAAGGACATGCCGCGACTCCAGTTTCGCGGTCTCCACGCCTACGACGGCCACATTCATGACGAAAGCCTTGATGTGCGTCGCGAGCGCTGCGATGCCGCGTTCGAGCCGGTGTTGCAGTTTCGCTGCCGTTTGCAGGGCGAGGGCATCGTCGTGAAGGAACTCGTCGCCGGTGGCTCACCGACGTTCGGCATCCATGCGGGATATGACGACCGCACCCTCAGCCCCGGCACCACCGTGCTGTGGGATTTTGGTTATGGAGACAAATACCCCGCCGATCTGCCCTTCCAGCCCGCCGCCGTGCTGCTGGCCCGCGTCATCAGCAAGCCGGGCACGAACCGCATCACGCTCGACCTCGGCCACAAATCCGTCGCCCCTGAGAACCCGCATCCTCGCGTCCGCTTCGAGGAACTGCCCGATGCCGTCGCCGTGATGCAGAGCGAGGAGCATCTCGTCCTCGAAACCGATCGCGCCCACGAATTCACCATCGGCCAAGCACTCCACGGCATCCCACGTCACGTCTGTCCGACCGTTTCGATGCATGGCGAGGCTTACGTCATCGAAGTCGGCAAAACGACCGAACGTTGGCCCATCACGGCGCGGAACCGGCTGATCACGGTGTGA
- a CDS encoding TIM barrel protein — translation MTPQNLSRRQFGTLASVSAIAAMLQTQIEAADKAAGGKVRHSACKWCYKDIPLEDFCLAAKEIGLESVELLDPKDFATVKKHGLHCAMVSYPTIEGPGGVKIGPIPKGWNRVEHHDLLVQAYEPLLRDSAKAGFKQVICFSGNREGMSDEQGLENSAKGLQRLLPLCEKLGVTLVMELLNSKVNHPDYMCDHSAWGVSLVKKLASPHFRLLYDIYHMQIMEGDVIATIRRDHESFAHYHTGGVPGRAEIDETQELNYPAIIKAIQETGYTGYLGQEFIPKRKDKLASLKQGVQICTVG, via the coding sequence ATGACTCCGCAAAATCTCTCCCGCCGTCAGTTCGGAACCCTCGCCAGCGTCAGCGCCATCGCCGCAATGCTGCAAACGCAGATCGAAGCCGCTGACAAGGCCGCAGGCGGAAAGGTGCGTCACTCCGCGTGCAAGTGGTGCTACAAGGACATCCCGCTGGAGGATTTCTGTCTCGCGGCGAAGGAGATCGGCCTGGAGTCCGTCGAGCTGCTCGATCCGAAGGACTTTGCCACGGTGAAGAAGCATGGTCTGCACTGCGCCATGGTCAGCTATCCCACCATCGAAGGTCCCGGTGGCGTGAAAATCGGGCCGATTCCGAAGGGTTGGAACCGTGTCGAGCATCACGACCTGCTCGTGCAAGCCTACGAGCCGCTGTTGAGAGACTCTGCCAAAGCGGGTTTCAAACAGGTCATCTGCTTCAGCGGCAACCGCGAAGGCATGAGCGACGAGCAGGGCCTCGAAAACAGCGCCAAAGGCCTCCAGCGCCTGCTGCCGTTGTGCGAGAAGCTCGGTGTCACGCTGGTGATGGAGCTGCTCAACAGCAAGGTGAACCATCCCGACTACATGTGCGACCACAGCGCCTGGGGCGTCAGCCTTGTGAAGAAACTCGCCTCACCGCACTTCCGGCTGCTCTACGACATCTACCACATGCAGATCATGGAAGGCGATGTCATCGCCACCATCCGCCGCGATCACGAATCCTTCGCCCACTACCACACCGGCGGCGTCCCCGGCCGGGCCGAAATTGATGAGACGCAGGAGCTGAACTACCCCGCCATCATCAAAGCCATCCAGGAAACCGGTTACACCGGCTACCTCGGCCAGGAGTTCATCCCCAAGCGCAAAGACAAGCTCGCCTCGCTCAAGCAGGGCGTGCAGATCTGCACGGTGGGGTGA
- a CDS encoding ABC-F family ATP-binding cassette domain-containing protein gives MLSVSNVSKTYAGRTLFSQVSFHINRGEKIGLIGPNGAGKSTLFSLLLQDTTPDDGQVVMERGISFGFLPQESAPIEDVTVLELATGHVDEDHRWEIEPKAKRILSGLAFRESDFERNARTLSGGWVMRAHLARLLVQEPDLLLLDEPTNHLDLESLIWFQNYLQSYSGAILMISHDREFLNALTNSILEIAHSKITRYVGNYDNYLREKAARAEQLQGAYDNQQRELAKMQAWVDKFKAKANFASRAQDKAKMIDRIEKVDAPVADAKTVKFRFPQPIRSGQRVIRVKDVDFAYGTQPVYSGLNLEMERGERTVLVGPNGAGKSTLLKLLAGALTPQAGACELGHNVKLGYFAQYRGDVLNMRHTVLESAMDLPSRPGENMCRTLLGSFLFHGDDVFKPVGVLSGGEKSRLVLVRLLLDPPNFLLMDEPTTHLDMGSIDALIGALDQYEGTLVFISHDVHFIRQMAKQVLHVSAGVITPYAGDYQYYLDKSKAGSAREALTATLHNAQPTTWTAPAVREPPKSKQQRRADADARNAFSKAKKELDLRIFKIEQELATLDKRKHEIVNLLQEEAIYADAAQFRVLSAELEAVETKIPKLTSEWEKAAEELEKLVPVPA, from the coding sequence ATGCTCTCCGTTTCCAATGTCAGCAAAACCTACGCCGGCCGCACTTTGTTCAGCCAGGTGTCGTTCCACATCAACCGTGGCGAAAAAATCGGCCTGATCGGCCCGAATGGAGCCGGCAAATCGACGCTCTTCTCGCTCCTGCTTCAGGATACCACGCCGGATGATGGTCAGGTGGTCATGGAGCGCGGCATCAGCTTCGGCTTCCTGCCGCAGGAGAGCGCGCCGATTGAGGATGTGACAGTGCTGGAACTGGCGACCGGTCATGTGGACGAGGATCACCGCTGGGAAATCGAGCCGAAAGCCAAGCGCATCCTCAGCGGTCTCGCGTTTCGCGAATCCGACTTCGAGCGCAACGCCCGCACTTTGAGCGGTGGCTGGGTGATGCGCGCGCATCTCGCACGCCTGCTCGTGCAGGAGCCGGATCTGCTGCTGCTCGATGAGCCGACGAACCATCTCGATCTCGAATCGCTCATCTGGTTCCAGAATTACCTTCAGAGCTATTCCGGCGCCATCCTCATGATCTCGCATGACCGTGAGTTTCTCAATGCGCTCACCAATAGCATCCTCGAGATCGCCCACAGCAAGATCACCCGCTACGTCGGCAACTATGACAACTACCTGCGCGAGAAAGCCGCACGCGCCGAGCAGTTGCAGGGTGCTTACGACAATCAGCAGCGCGAACTCGCCAAGATGCAGGCCTGGGTGGACAAGTTCAAAGCGAAGGCCAACTTCGCCTCCCGTGCGCAGGACAAGGCGAAGATGATCGACCGCATCGAAAAGGTCGATGCGCCTGTCGCTGACGCCAAGACGGTGAAGTTCCGCTTCCCGCAGCCGATTCGCAGCGGTCAGCGTGTCATCCGCGTGAAGGACGTTGATTTCGCCTATGGCACGCAGCCCGTTTACAGCGGCCTCAATCTCGAAATGGAGCGCGGCGAGCGCACCGTGCTCGTCGGCCCGAACGGCGCGGGCAAATCCACGCTGCTCAAACTTCTCGCCGGAGCGCTCACACCGCAGGCCGGTGCCTGCGAACTCGGCCACAACGTCAAACTCGGCTACTTTGCCCAGTATCGCGGCGATGTGCTGAACATGCGTCACACCGTTCTCGAGTCCGCCATGGACCTGCCAAGCCGGCCCGGTGAAAACATGTGCCGCACCTTGCTCGGCTCCTTCCTGTTTCACGGCGATGATGTCTTCAAGCCCGTCGGCGTGCTCAGCGGCGGTGAAAAATCACGCCTCGTGCTCGTGCGCCTGCTGCTCGATCCGCCGAATTTCCTGCTCATGGACGAGCCGACGACGCATCTCGACATGGGCAGCATCGACGCGCTCATTGGCGCGCTCGATCAATACGAAGGCACGCTCGTCTTCATCAGCCATGACGTCCACTTCATCCGCCAGATGGCCAAGCAAGTCCTGCACGTCAGCGCCGGCGTCATCACGCCCTATGCCGGGGATTACCAATACTACCTCGACAAATCCAAGGCCGGCTCCGCCCGCGAAGCCCTCACCGCCACGCTCCACAACGCCCAGCCGACCACCTGGACCGCTCCCGCCGTCCGTGAGCCGCCCAAGAGCAAGCAGCAGCGCCGTGCCGATGCCGATGCCCGCAATGCCTTCAGCAAAGCCAAAAAAGAGCTCGATCTGCGCATTTTCAAGATCGAGCAGGAACTCGCCACGCTCGACAAGCGCAAGCACGAGATCGTCAATCTCCTCCAGGAAGAAGCGATCTATGCCGACGCCGCCCAGTTCCGCGTTCTCAGCGCTGAATTGGAAGCCGTCGAGACCAAGATTCCCAAACTCACCAGCGAGTGGGAAAAGGCGGCGGAGGAGTTGGAGAAACTGGTGCCTGTGCCTGCTTGA
- a CDS encoding lactonase family protein, with protein MTRATLAFTFAALTTTAIAGENFLVYFGTNTNAKNGSKGIYVARFNSASGELTQPELAAEAGNPGFLAIHPSKKYLYTIGDVTTPDGKKGGGISSFGIDLKTGKLTPINQASAVGSGPCHVNVDKTGKMAALANYGSGSVASYAIKDDGSVSEAASFFQHEGSGADPKRQAGPHAHSVNFSPDNRFAFACDLGLDKVLIYKVDPATGKLTPNEPAFAKTPAGGGPRHLAFHPSGKYVFVNNEMAMTETVFAYDAEKGALTEIETVSTLPEADRGKTGLSTAESLAHPNGRVVYVSNRTHDTIAVFACDPATGKLTLLQNVPVEGEIPRNICLDPTGKWLIAAHQNSGTAALFKVDQDSGKLTFTGTKVNVPGSICVRFLALD; from the coding sequence ATGACACGAGCCACCCTTGCCTTCACCTTTGCCGCCCTCACCACCACCGCCATCGCCGGGGAAAATTTCCTCGTCTATTTCGGCACCAACACGAACGCCAAAAACGGCAGCAAGGGCATCTACGTCGCCCGGTTCAACTCCGCCTCCGGCGAGCTGACGCAGCCGGAACTCGCCGCCGAGGCCGGCAATCCGGGCTTCCTCGCGATTCATCCGTCGAAAAAATACCTCTACACGATTGGCGATGTCACCACGCCCGATGGCAAAAAAGGCGGCGGCATCAGCTCCTTCGGCATCGACCTCAAAACCGGCAAGCTCACGCCGATCAATCAAGCCAGTGCGGTCGGCAGCGGTCCCTGCCATGTGAATGTCGATAAAACCGGCAAGATGGCCGCCCTTGCGAATTACGGCAGCGGCAGCGTCGCCTCGTATGCCATCAAGGACGACGGCTCTGTTTCCGAAGCCGCCAGCTTCTTCCAGCACGAAGGCTCCGGTGCCGATCCGAAGCGCCAAGCCGGTCCGCACGCGCATTCCGTCAATTTCAGCCCTGACAACCGCTTCGCCTTCGCCTGCGATCTCGGCTTGGACAAAGTGCTCATCTACAAAGTCGATCCCGCCACTGGCAAGCTGACGCCCAACGAGCCCGCCTTTGCCAAAACGCCTGCTGGCGGCGGCCCGCGTCACCTCGCCTTCCATCCCAGCGGCAAATACGTCTTCGTAAACAACGAGATGGCCATGACCGAGACCGTCTTCGCTTACGACGCTGAAAAAGGCGCGCTCACCGAGATCGAAACCGTCTCCACCCTGCCGGAAGCCGACCGTGGCAAGACCGGCCTCAGCACCGCCGAGAGCCTCGCGCATCCGAACGGCCGCGTGGTCTATGTTTCCAACCGCACGCACGACACCATCGCCGTCTTCGCCTGCGATCCGGCCACCGGGAAGCTCACGCTGCTGCAAAACGTCCCCGTCGAAGGCGAAATCCCCCGCAACATCTGCCTCGACCCCACCGGCAAGTGGCTCATCGCCGCGCACCAGAACAGCGGTACGGCGGCGCTTTTCAAGGTCGATCAAGACAGCGGCAAGCTCACCTTCACCGGCACCAAGGTGAACGTTCCCGGCAGCATCTGTGTGCGTTTCCTGGCGCTTGATTAA
- a CDS encoding type II toxin-antitoxin system RelE/ParE family toxin → MKSQSVEFLEIVEHDLRYARDFYDSWKLNGANDFQERFRESVSWIEWNPDMFPRQYRSFRRAIIRRSYFAIYYVIEPGVTTVVAVLDMRREPKSIQSLLKGRKS, encoded by the coding sequence GTGAAAAGCCAGTCCGTCGAGTTTTTGGAGATCGTGGAGCATGATCTCCGCTATGCACGTGACTTTTATGATTCATGGAAACTGAATGGTGCGAATGACTTTCAGGAGCGTTTCCGCGAGAGTGTTTCGTGGATCGAATGGAACCCGGACATGTTCCCCAGACAGTATCGCAGCTTCCGTCGTGCCATCATCAGGCGATCTTATTTCGCGATTTACTATGTGATCGAGCCTGGAGTGACCACCGTCGTCGCTGTTCTCGACATGCGTCGTGAGCCGAAGTCCATCCAGTCGCTGCTCAAAGGCAGGAAGTCGTGA
- a CDS encoding PQQ-binding-like beta-propeller repeat protein — protein MHPPRLFIVSLFATSLLVSAETNTLPPGWHQFRGPNRDGISAETGLLKSWPAEGPRLLWEIKGAGAGMGSVTVGKGRVFVVGNRKEGVSLTAFDLMTQEEVWSTVISDKRDQPNGAPTFDGERLYAVSKDGVLACCDVESGELLWRKSYTADLGGLIMSGWGFSESPLVDGDLVIGVPGGNDSIVAAMDKKSGMVKWKSSLPADVGTRGKDGAGYTGVVISNGGGVKQYITLVGRGLVSVRASDGKTLWTYNAVANGTANIPTPLVWDDYVFTSSGYGTGAALLQLKKDGDGVAVEEKYFLKAATFQNHHGGMVRIGDHIYAGSGHNNGIPVCLEWKTGKVVWEQSERPGRESAAVISAEGQLYFRWQDGTMGLMEATPSGYKLHGTFKLPAVKGPSWPHPSIHEKKLLIRAQDQIFCYDLAAG, from the coding sequence ATGCATCCCCCGCGCCTTTTCATCGTGTCGCTGTTCGCGACGAGTTTGTTGGTCTCCGCCGAAACCAACACACTTCCGCCCGGCTGGCATCAGTTTCGTGGTCCAAACCGCGATGGCATCTCAGCGGAGACCGGCTTGCTCAAGTCCTGGCCGGCGGAGGGGCCGCGGCTGCTGTGGGAGATCAAAGGCGCGGGCGCCGGCATGGGATCAGTGACGGTGGGGAAGGGGCGCGTGTTTGTGGTGGGCAACCGCAAGGAGGGCGTGTCGCTCACTGCCTTCGATCTGATGACGCAGGAGGAAGTGTGGAGCACGGTGATCAGCGACAAACGCGATCAGCCGAACGGCGCGCCGACATTTGATGGCGAGCGGCTGTATGCCGTGAGCAAGGACGGCGTCCTCGCGTGCTGCGACGTGGAGAGCGGCGAATTGCTCTGGCGGAAGAGCTACACGGCCGATCTCGGCGGCCTGATCATGAGCGGCTGGGGCTTCAGCGAGTCACCGCTCGTCGATGGCGATCTCGTGATCGGCGTGCCAGGCGGCAATGACAGCATCGTGGCCGCGATGGACAAGAAATCGGGCATGGTGAAATGGAAGTCGTCGCTTCCAGCCGATGTGGGCACGCGCGGCAAAGATGGTGCGGGTTACACTGGTGTGGTGATCTCGAACGGCGGCGGTGTGAAGCAATACATCACCCTGGTGGGCCGCGGACTCGTCAGCGTGCGAGCCAGCGATGGCAAAACGCTTTGGACCTACAACGCGGTGGCGAACGGCACGGCGAACATCCCGACGCCGCTGGTGTGGGATGATTATGTCTTCACCTCATCCGGTTACGGCACGGGCGCGGCGTTGCTTCAGCTCAAGAAGGACGGGGATGGTGTGGCGGTTGAGGAGAAGTATTTTCTCAAGGCCGCCACGTTTCAAAACCACCACGGTGGCATGGTGCGCATCGGTGATCACATCTATGCCGGTAGCGGCCACAACAACGGCATCCCGGTCTGTCTCGAATGGAAAACCGGCAAGGTCGTGTGGGAGCAGAGCGAGCGGCCCGGTCGCGAAAGCGCGGCGGTGATCAGCGCCGAAGGCCAGCTCTATTTCCGCTGGCAGGACGGCACCATGGGCCTCATGGAGGCCACACCGAGTGGCTACAAGCTGCACGGCACCTTCAAACTGCCCGCCGTCAAAGGCCCGAGCTGGCCACACCCGAGCATTCACGAGAAGAAGCTGCTCATTCGCGCGCAGGATCAGATTTTCTGCTACGATCTGGCGGCCGGTTGA
- a CDS encoding addiction module protein produces MSLTDFPDLARLPKGQRMKLADELWQSSVDDSSKVPVWHQETLDQRWSDYRNGKVKRISLKELERRVAKR; encoded by the coding sequence ATGAGCCTCACGGACTTTCCTGATCTCGCACGCCTGCCGAAAGGCCAGCGCATGAAACTTGCTGACGAGCTTTGGCAGTCCAGCGTGGACGACAGCTCCAAAGTTCCCGTCTGGCATCAGGAAACGTTGGATCAACGTTGGAGTGATTATCGCAATGGCAAGGTGAAGCGCATTTCGCTCAAGGAACTCGAACGTCGCGTCGCCAAACGGTGA
- the tal gene encoding transaldolase, with protein sequence MTQLDQLKQHTVVVADTGDFEAMKAYKPQDATTNPSLILAASQKAEYKALVDQAIADGKSGGVDGVMDKLVVAFGLEILKIVPGRVSTEVDARLSFDTQANIDKARHLIGMYEKAGISRERILIKIASTWEGIKAAEVLQKEGINCNLTLLFSLAQAVACAEGGIKLISPFVGRILDWHKKSTGKDYAATEDPGVISVTQIYNYYKHFGYTTEVMGASFRNKGEITELTGCDLLTISPGLLGELAASEEALTPKLNAANAKSLKIERIGSDEKTFRWLFNEDAMATEKTAEGIRNFAKDIVKLETMVKAALG encoded by the coding sequence ATGACCCAACTCGACCAGCTCAAGCAGCACACCGTCGTGGTCGCCGACACCGGCGACTTCGAAGCCATGAAGGCCTACAAGCCCCAGGACGCCACGACGAATCCTTCTCTCATCCTCGCCGCTTCGCAGAAGGCGGAGTACAAAGCGCTTGTCGATCAGGCAATCGCTGATGGCAAATCTGGCGGCGTGGACGGTGTGATGGACAAACTCGTCGTCGCCTTCGGCCTCGAAATCCTCAAGATCGTTCCCGGCCGCGTGTCCACCGAAGTCGATGCCCGTCTGTCCTTCGACACACAGGCAAACATCGACAAGGCACGCCATCTGATCGGCATGTATGAAAAAGCCGGCATCAGCCGCGAGCGCATCCTCATCAAGATCGCCTCCACCTGGGAAGGCATCAAAGCCGCCGAAGTGCTGCAAAAGGAAGGCATCAACTGCAACCTCACGCTGCTGTTCAGTCTCGCGCAGGCCGTCGCTTGCGCCGAAGGTGGCATCAAGCTCATCTCGCCGTTCGTGGGCCGCATCCTCGACTGGCACAAGAAGAGCACCGGCAAGGATTACGCCGCCACCGAAGATCCAGGTGTGATCTCCGTGACGCAGATCTACAACTACTACAAGCACTTCGGCTACACGACCGAGGTCATGGGCGCCAGCTTCCGCAACAAGGGTGAAATCACTGAACTCACCGGCTGCGACCTGCTCACTATCAGCCCCGGCCTGCTCGGCGAACTCGCCGCGAGCGAAGAAGCCCTCACGCCGAAGCTCAACGCCGCCAACGCCAAGTCCCTCAAGATCGAGCGTATCGGCAGCGATGAAAAAACCTTCCGCTGGTTGTTCAACGAAGACGCCATGGCGACTGAAAAGACCGCCGAAGGCATCCGCAACTTCGCCAAGGACATCGTGAAGCTCGAAACGATGGTGAAGGCGGCCTTGGGCTGA